The Arvicola amphibius chromosome 5, mArvAmp1.2, whole genome shotgun sequence genome contains the following window.
GAGTGTCGACATTTATTGTCCTATTCCACAGCGGGACTGTAAAATAATTCTCTATGTGTCTCATCTACTTAGTAGCCACTTCTTTCTTGATGCTCTGAGTAATAAAGGAGCACTCATGGCAAAAGAATGTTCCcaattttaaattctgaatttattccatttttatatatCATTATAAAGTTAAATTTCTAACTTAAAAATACAATACCTAGtaatctttttataaaatttgaacATTGCATGCTAATCATTTTCTTAGTGAGAAGCAATTCTTTGTTGGCATATCTTACTTACACTTTTCTAAACACTTTTTCTCAGTCTACGTGGTCTTCGCTCGCCACTCAACAATACAGTTTTATGTATCCTTTGAAGATACAGACCAGAGAGGCCCACTACACAAtcctatttttacatttaaaatttttacaacaaaattgtttaaaatataatttagctGAGTTTGACTATATTCTACCTTTTACTTTGTGTTGGGAGGCTGTGGGTgcgtgtgtacatgggtgtgcatggtgtgggtgtgtggactTATCTGGGCCAAGATCAATCTCTAAGCCTTCTGCTATTACTATCTTAATTttaaaggtctctcactgaaccacgGTTTTCCAGTTCAGCCAGAGATCGTCTTGCCTGCCCCAAACCCTGGGATTCCAAGTGCACACCAGCACACCTAGCTTCTTACCTAGGAGCTGAAGATCCACACTCAGGTCCTgcgcaagcactttaccaactgacccatctctccgGCATCTATGTTCTGCCTTTTAGAACACTAACTCTATCGCTTCACATTCCATTCTGTTTCATCCTGGAATACTTTACCAGTCTTCAACTGAgatctatttattcttctcaggaatatatcttttctttttctataagtATACGTATAGGCTAACTCTCCAAATATGACATGCTAGGTGCAAGTTATTGGGTCAAATCATTGATATTACTTGTACACAACACAAGTTTTAGAGTCTAAACGCAAAACATATATAGCAAATACATTCGAAAATTCTGCTCTTAACTAGCTCTagtatttatttctgaaaacaaaacattttatctATTCTTTACTAACACAAAGACTgattaggaaataaaaaaaatgaagttaacaTTAAATAAGCTAGTCAtcaattccttttaaaaaagatattgcTGAAATTACTtgagaaataaaagtagaaggagaaaatagttttatgagCAACACCCTTGGTCAGAAACTAGCCTCAGTACTTCCATTTTCAAATCAACTGAATCTCTCCACAACCCTACTTAACTGTCATTTCTCCATCTTCAAAATTTAAAGAGCTTACACTGgtatcaaagaagaaaaggaagagatgagaAGGATGAGAGTCAGCACTGGCATCCCAAAGCGAAGTATGCAACTCAAACAGTGAAGGAGAACCCACTTGGCAGGCTGACAGGGGAGGACTGACTTGAAGGCCAGTTTAGGATACAGAGCATGACACTgtcttcaaaaaggaaaaaggatccAGGGGTTCCGCAAGACAATCAACTATTAGAGCCTAAAAATCAGAACAAATACAGCTTAGCAAAACTCTGTTTCTTTGAGTTCAGATGGAGTAAATACACTAAGGAATGAATGTCCTTACAGAAGGAAGCGCTGATCAACACCATGCTCATCTTAGGTGTGTAGGTGCTTTTCGAGTTATTCCAAAAAAGAGTATCATAGGAAAGTCAAGCATACAAATGAAAAGAACCCTAGGAACTACAACAGACCATCTCTAAAAATGTACTGTTATCTCAGGAAAGCAATGACTTAACAGAgaatatcaaaatgtaaacaagaaGTGAGTAACAGGTGTCAGGAAGATGTACCATTTAAAAAGTGATAAGCATTCAATAATGCCACtccaaatgcaaaataaattttatcaagTTCCATTATATATAAGCACACAGTTATGAacacatatatgttttatatatataatatatattatatatatatatatatgttacatgttttatatatatatatatatatatatatatatatatatacaatcgACACCAAAACGAAATGAATATATGTAGCATGTATTTTACGTAAGTATGCGAAACATTACACCATCTTAGGCTAACAAATGACAATTACAACTTAAGCAATAAGAAAGTTAGATCATACCACCGTTAATTATTAAGTTACATGGAAAGCAAATCTGATGTTGCCGAAGCACTTTTCCATTTGAAAGTACACTAACAACGTCACTTACTTACAAAGTAACAGGGACATTTTCCCATGATCGTTCTGCTTCAAGTTTATCTAAGGAGCAAGGGCTGTCATCCTTCGCCACAGGCTTTGGTAAGTCATCAGGAGGCTGCCTGAGAGTCTTCTTAGCCTTGAGGATAAGCAATTCGATTCTGTcacctaattttaaaaacactctttaagtaaataaaaaatggtaTCTCAAAAAATACTGAACAGAAAGTAGAATATTTGGAATGTGCACAACTACGACAGCAAATTAGGACAAAGTGTGTtactttaaacaaagaaaacagagaacatCTATAGCTTTAAAGTGCTAATCattcatattataaaaatacattattacaACATAAAGCTTATACAGAATACATTAAATTTTAACatgtcatttgttttaaaataaaagactaaaaacaaaatattaccacagAATGGCTTTGGGGATTGTCCTGGGAGAAGTGGATTCTCACACTGACACTGGCTATTTTCGGGATCGTATTTATATTCATTAACTAATCCTTCATTCTCACTGAAGGAATCTGTAAAGGTTGGAGGTTGAAAAGAATATTCAAAGCCATCTACTTTATGTGTAGGTGGAGTAGTTCTTTGTGTCTGGTGACTACGCATGGGGGAATATGCATCTTCATTAAGTAACTTAGAAACCCTCTGACTATTTCCATCAGGTAACAAGTCTTGACTGTGGAGCCAAATTGGATACTTAAAATCAGGTATACTAGTTACCCCTGAGACATTAAGATCAGATTTCTGGCTCGTGAGCCATCTTGGATAGTTCTTTTCAGGAACGTACTCTGAACTGTCCTTGAAAGATGATTCCTTAGGAAAGGATAAAGATGACTCcaaaacacatttattatttctagTCATAGGTTTGGGGGTTCTGGGCCTAccacatttctttccatttacatCTGTATATACATCAGGAGTAACTACATTATCCTTGTTCTTGGGAGTAGAGGCTACATGAAAATTTGGCTTCTTTCTAATGTCCGACGAATCCCGTCTACCAAtgtatttcttgtttctcttgcttGGTCGATGACCAGGGGCAACACAAGTAAAGGGAAAAGAGCCGTCCGCTGGCAGTCTCAACAAATCATCAGTTGTTAGGCTGACGGCGTCCGTATCCGTAATCGTCTCCCTTCTATAGGCCAAGCAGTCTAAGTGGTGTTTGTGATCAAGGTTTTCAAAAGctgaaaagcaaagaataattctacttattttctttatcatatgCAACACTTAACAGGAAATGAGAATTAAAAATTTAGGAATCTTTttggtgttttccttttattactagttttgaatagaaatattaaacataaatatataacctGGCAATTATAAAATGTGCTTTTTCAGACCTCTTCAGTATTTAATTCATATGTGTATCACCAACCAGCTGAATTTGTGTGTGTTCTCTAACTTACTGTTTCTTCAACTTTCTCAATAAGGACACTTCTTTTAATTAACACAATCACTAAGGCTGATTTCTGAAAAACTGGCTACCACATAGGGAGAAGTGTGGTACTAAACCAGGTAGAAACACAATTTGCTTTCTCTCCTGGTCACCTTGCAATGGCatggccacacagagaaagctgTTCTAGGTCTCTTCTAGAATACATCACCCACTTCCTTCCCATTCTTTGCTTTTCTAGAAGTGTTCAGTACAGTGTTTATCAACATCTCATTTTTCCAACTTGTCTTCATGAAAGCTTTATTGGGGACAAACTCTGAGTATATTGTGACTATTGATccacagaatacagacaataaaaaaataatattcctaTCTGACCAGCTAAAACAGAGCAAATATAAACTCAGAATGATTGGGATTATTTAGGCATTAACTTGTTAAGACAATAGCAATATTTTTCCATCATGCCACAGAAAAATGGCTTAAGAGTTTAGGATCAGCCACTTACTATTGGTAATTATATTTACTGTTGTCCTCTCCAAGGTCAAAAGATCTTAGGGAAAAACTCCTGGGATCATGACAAGTATACAATGTATTTCAGAAAGTATAAAGACTTCAGCAAAATAAAAGTTAttccaaaaataacaaaagaaatccaACTTTATAAGGCCCATTTCTCAAATATGCTAATCACTggacataaaagaatgcaagaaGCCTAAGAATACAGCATACCGTTGGTCGGTTTACGCACATAGCTGGAAAACCGCGGCATGTTACCAGACGCTCCACCAGTCTTTACTCTGCCAGGGTTTGCTCCAGAATATTCTCTGCGTAGATCAAAATCATCAATGTAGGCCTGTAACGCCTCAGAAGCCGAACTGTACAATTTGTCCTTATACTGAAAAGAGCCACCAGAGTGGGGGGAACTACCACCACTCAGGCTGCAGCTTGCCAGGAGAGAGGAAACTGAAGACTCCCGAGAGCAACGTCTGTGTTTTGGGGTTGATTTTGCCATGGTTTTCTCAAAATGAGTTCTTTGTTTCCATTAAATACtgcaatataaaaacaaaatgttacaGTGCCAATGGATTATGACTATAAGCCacaaaaactattaaataaacattaattttttattaataaaattagttGTCAACAATAAATGTTCTTATTTAAGCTCTGAATGTTTCCCATTACCTTTACTATTAGCCATTTCATgaatgatttagaaaaaaaactgaataccTACTATGGGCttggaaatatatatacaaaactaCTTCAGCATATACTCAGAATACCAAGGAAAagatactcatttttttaaagtactaaaaGCTGCTAATGAACAGTCCTTTTTCATTTGGTGATATGTTCTATGACATCACAATTCCTATCATTCGCCAACAGTATTTTGTAAGACTTATAAGCCTACTGCCTCCATTATAGGCAGAAGGTAGTCAATTTTTAAGCCATCAGATAAAGCATTAGAAACAAGGAACAGGAAAGACAAGCAACAATATAAAACTTTAGCCAACTCTCTCCCCCTAAAAAGTAACTATAGAGAACAAAATACTTAAATTAACAAATTTAATTGATAAATCTTACTTCAGAATGAGCTAGCtataagcctttttaaaaataagaatctcCTCTTGACCTTCATATCCCCaatacttttaattcttttaaaacttttttttttttttttttttttttttggtttttcgagacagggtttctctgtggctttagagcctgtcctggaactagctcttgtagaccaggctggtctcgaactcacagagatccgcctgcctctgcctcccgagtgctgggattaaaggcgtgcgccaccatcgcccggtgtACAGGTTttctgcccacatgtatgtctgtacacatgtgtgcctgttgcccaggaaaaccagaaagggctgcagatcccctggaactacagtcacagatatctgtgagccaacatgtgggtgccaggaattgaacctgggtcctctggaagagtagccagtgctcttaaccagtgcgtttctccagctcctgtattttcaattctttttttttcttttttcgagacagggtttctctgtagctttggagcctgtcctggaactagcttttgtagaccaggctggcctcgaactcacagagatccgcctgcctctgcctctcgagtgctgggatgaaaggcgtgcgccaccaccgcccggcttgtatttTCAATTCTTAAATAGAGTCAGTTCCCCTTTCTTAAGCAAGTTTAACTGATTCGGAAATTCACTTAACGTATTCAGCTTTATTTTTCCAGTAAAATTGAGAGAActctttaaacaagaacagaCCAGACAGGTATTAATTCTGAGTACAATAGTCACTGAGAACTGAAGTGTTCTCTATACTAAGAATTTACACACAGGACACGTGCTATGATGCTGCAAGGTCAATACATTTAATTCTGGCGatatttttggaaatattttgtttAGTGTAATACTATCAATGacaaatttgactttaaaatataacaacttttctttttttcttttttatttatttatttttgtttgtttgtttttttgaaacagggtttctctgtagctttggagcctgtcctggaactcgctcttgtagaccaggttggcctcgaactcacagagatccgcaacttttctaattaaataaaaattagagggCTGCAGTAGCCTCTGTctgtattcctagcactcaggggcTGCGGGAGGAGGTAGTATTGGTTAGCAACAACATTCTTGGTTGCTCAGCAGCCTGCTGtaggtttttctttaaagaagtaGTAGGCAAAGTCGATTTTATGCGTTCTTTATCTTCTTACGAATCATTAAATTAGCTTGACTAAATCCGCTTGGGTACCGTTTATGACTTTTCAGAATACTAATCAGGCTGCCAgt
Protein-coding sequences here:
- the C5H18orf54 gene encoding lung adenoma susceptibility protein 2 isoform X1, with the translated sequence MAKSTPKHRRCSRESSVSSLLASCSLSGGSSPHSGGSFQYKDKLYSSASEALQAYIDDFDLRREYSGANPGRVKTGGASGNMPRFSSYVRKPTNAFENLDHKHHLDCLAYRRETITDTDAVSLTTDDLLRLPADGSFPFTCVAPGHRPSKRNKKYIGRRDSSDIRKKPNFHVASTPKNKDNVVTPDVYTDVNGKKCGRPRTPKPMTRNNKCVLESSLSFPKESSFKDSSEYVPEKNYPRWLTSQKSDLNVSGVTSIPDFKYPIWLHSQDLLPDGNSQRVSKLLNEDAYSPMRSHQTQRTTPPTHKVDGFEYSFQPPTFTDSFSENEGLVNEYKYDPENSQCQCENPLLPGQSPKPFCGDRIELLILKAKKTLRQPPDDLPKPVAKDDSPCSLDKLEAERSWENVPVTFKSPVPVKADDSPQQSSRTQCISEILEDVLSDGKQSSTLSGGKHHGPVEALKQMLFNLQAVQESFNQNKNMEPKEEIEQVSEDDFSKLQLKENMLPITRSLQKALQHLSRLRDLVDDTSGKQSPKT
- the C5H18orf54 gene encoding lung adenoma susceptibility protein 2 isoform X2, translating into MAKSTPKHRRCSRESSVSSLLASCSLSGGSSPHSGGSFQYKDKLYSSASEALQAYIDDFDLRREYSGANPGRVKTGGASGNMPRFSSYVRKPTNAFENLDHKHHLDCLAYRRETITDTDAVSLTTDDLLRLPADGSFPFTCVAPGHRPSKRNKKYIGDRIELLILKAKKTLRQPPDDLPKPVAKDDSPCSLDKLEAERSWENVPVTFKSPVPVKADDSPQQSSRTQCISEILEDVLSDGKQSSTLSGGKHHGPVEALKQMLFNLQAVQESFNQNKNMEPKEEIEQVSEDDFSKLQLKENMLPITRSLQKALQHLSRLRDLVDDTSGKQSPKT